AATACGACTGGATCCTCTACCTGTACTAATTGTGACTTGAAGCCAAGGGTCTTGTAGCCATTATGACGAAGCATTCGCTCTGCTAGTTGATTTCCGTATCCTGAACATAGAGCTTTCCTCAAGGATCTGTAATATTGGTCTTCCCTTCGCCTTTTACTTGTTTTCACATCCATGGGTCCTGTTATGGGGAGAAATTTCAAAAGgcaagtagagagagagagagagagagagagagagataagaacTTTTGCAAGATCACAAGACAGACATACAAGCATACTCAATGGCAAAAATGAGCAGCACAATATAGATGTAAATACAGCACAGAGACTATTTGTTTACTAGTTTAATCGTGTATTCTGGGCATGCTTCAGTCTTAACAAAACAGATGATGCATATACAACGATTTAAAGAGGCTCGATAAATCAATGACTTCATAGAGAATGCAAGCAGAAGATATATGTGTGATACTGACCTTTGGCAATCTTCTGCATTATTTGGCATAACTGTTTCCGGACATCCTTCACAAACTTCATCCCCCTCACCTACATAAATGAGTTAAAATAAACATGAAACGATTTATTCAGCGTATGCCGTATACTTTTCTTGTTTGTCTCTCCTAATATTTCTAGACTGCAAATTTGAAACAGTGGACATTCGCATGATTGATTAAGCAAAAGATAACAAGAAATGCTAGTACCTGCAAGTTATTCTCCTTGCACCAGTCAATATGATAGTCAGTTTGGTGCCAGAGCTCAAAAATTTGCAGGAACTGGATGTGGTCACCGAAGCCAGAACCATCGGGAAGATTTGAAGGAGTGTGCTTCCGCTTCTTATCCGCACTTTTACTGCATGAAAAACACAATTAGCGGCAGAAAAACAAGAATTCTAACGGAACAAAATAATGACAGGTATCACATGGTGGATTCCAGTTTATTATACTGCAATATCCAAGAGAATGCTGTGTGTTCATTCGTTTCAAGACCcccccttttttttaaaaaaaaaaaggaaaatttatCATTGCTAGGCCACTTGTAACCCATTTTAAGATGACACTGTTTCAGGAGAAACAGCGCTAAACACTCACAATCACAGACATATAAGTATACACCTGTAGAAACACAAATGAAAGAGACGACGTCAAGATTTACCTTTGGCCTATGAGCAATGTAGTCTCTGCAGATAACATTGCAGCGACTGTTAAAGCCTGAGATAGACAGCCACACTCGTTCGCCTCTAACAAGGTCCTTGATAGTGAAGGTTCCAGTGGAAGCTCTGCAAAAAATGGAAGATTTCAAATCTTAAGCAAACTTCCTAACAAATTTTTTGCCATGACTGAACTCCACAACTATAGGCGCAAAATTCTTCTAATATGAAATTCTAGAAGCCAATTCAAAGGAGCTAGTCATACTGAGATGGGATTTTAATTCAGAAGATAATTTATTACCAGCCATGGTTCGTCCAAGACTTGTGATAGAACCCTCGTCATCTATGGCATCAATGAGGTATAACTGCTTTAAGGCATCTTCCAAAGCTTCAACTGCAGCAAAGGCAAGCTAAGTTTTCACTATTAAGAAAAACACCTAAACAAAAGATgggtaaaagaaaaaaaaattcttacaAGAAGGTGGGTCGAGGAAGTCGAATTTGAGAATATTGATGTCCGATAGGTCCAATGATTTCAAATACAGGATACTTCCTGCAAGGGAAGATCTCTGTATTTCTGGAATTGTAGCATCCAGGAAGTCATCCTTGTAGGCCACAGATGAGTACAAACGATAGCACTTCCCAGGACGTGTTCTTCCAGCTCTTCCTGCACGTTGATTAGCCTGCACTCTGAAATATGTTTGTGGTCTGAGAATGAGTGCATAAACAAAAATGCATTGTACATTACATTTTTTCACATAACCCCTCCTAGTTTTGAGCATTAAAACTCAATATGAAGAGAGCAcataatcaaatcaaatcacaTATAAACTGGTTGGATTGTGCGACAAAAAAAGAGTAAATTCTTAAAGACTTTACCTACTCAGGGGAAAAAAATGGAAAACAAAATGATGCATATTATTATTGTATAGCCACGACTCCAGTTCATTTTGTGTTCAAAGACACACTTTCTCGAGTCCAATGAAGCCAAAAAAAAACAGATGCACACAACATATACATGTATACAAGTAGCAGGGGAATAGACCATGAACACCAGCTCAAGCTAGAATAACATCTAAAATAAGAATCCGAACCCATACTTGCTGATTTGGACAATATCAAGAGAATACATGCCAGTTGATGGGTTGTACTGTCGTTGCTTCACAAAACCAGGATCAATTACATACCTGCAGTTCAcgtcaattttttaaaaacttataTTCAGAAAAAGTTCTTAATATGATAACAAGACATAAACTGGTTTTGGTTTATTATATAAGTATATGAACCATTTGCCAAGTTTTTCCCACTACCAATAACCAAAAGTATCACATACTCAATTATTAAGAATACTAACACTTCGCTCTATCCTCTGATTCAATAGATTAGATATTGATAACTTGGACATATATTTGAATCTCAGCAATTCAAGCAGCAATGGATTCCTCATGATGTGTCAAGTAATGCAGATCTAAAATAGCATTAAAGTATCTTACACAACACCATCAACAGTCAAAGATGTCTCTGCTATGTTGGTAGAAACGATGAACCGCCGGCAATTGGGAGGTGGAGGACTAAATACACGGACCTGCACAAGTAATGCAAGTACAAGACGATAGTTAGAAAGAAAAGCAACAAGCTATTacttctctttatttttttaaagagctAGCTAATCACAAAGACAAATAGACTGTAGAATATGAATCAAAATGAGGGGGAAATGAGTCAATAAGCTGATGTGCAACTCTAGGATGATAAAATGAACAAAAGATTTCTTGCAGAGATTGAATCCAAGTGGTTCTATATAACGCAAGGTCCCTTCATATTAAAAAATTGTGGGAACTAGACATTATAGCAGCATATTAAGAAGTGAAAACTAACTTGCAATTCAGGAGGCAGAGATCCATGAAGAGGATAAATTACAGCATCCATACAAGACCCTTCCTCCAATCTTTGGATTCTCTCTTCCAGTCTTGAGACCAACTTCTCTATGTCATCCTACAaggtaaattcacaactatctTTACTAGAATAAGCATTACAACACAACATTAAAACCAAACAATATGGTTCTAACCTGTCCCGTCATAAAAATTAAGATGTCACCTTCGGGTTCTTGTGTGTGTATGTCTGCAAAGGAAGCATGAACCATATAAGTGGAGAATTGAGACAAGAAGAAAATATGGCAAGCAATGACAGGGAACTATATTGTTCACTGATAGACAAATGTAGCAAagttaaataa
The genomic region above belongs to Salvia miltiorrhiza cultivar Shanhuang (shh) chromosome 5, IMPLAD_Smil_shh, whole genome shotgun sequence and contains:
- the LOC131025396 gene encoding probable pre-mRNA-splicing factor ATP-dependent RNA helicase DEAH4 → MSIISMAELPILQFEDKIVETVDKNPVVVVIGETGSGKSTQLSQILHRRGYTKSGCIAVTQPRRVAAVTVSRRVSEELNVRLGDEVGYAIRFEDRTSEKTIIKYLTDGVLLRESLSNPELSQYSVIILDEAHERSLNTDVLLGLMKRLIKLRASNLKVLVTSATLDGEKVSRFFSNCPILNVPGKLFPVEIHHSSERPKSYIDASLKKALDIHTQEPEGDILIFMTGQDDIEKLVSRLEERIQRLEEGSCMDAVIYPLHGSLPPELQVRVFSPPPPNCRRFIVSTNIAETSLTVDGVVYVIDPGFVKQRQYNPSTGMYSLDIVQISKVQANQRAGRAGRTRPGKCYRLYSSVAYKDDFLDATIPEIQRSSLAGSILYLKSLDLSDINILKFDFLDPPSFEALEDALKQLYLIDAIDDEGSITSLGRTMAELPLEPSLSRTLLEANECGCLSQALTVAAMLSAETTLLIGQSKSADKKRKHTPSNLPDGSGFGDHIQFLQIFELWHQTDYHIDWCKENNLQVRGMKFVKDVRKQLCQIMQKIAKGPMDVKTSKRRREDQYYRSLRKALCSGYGNQLAERMLRHNGYKTLGFKSQLVQVHPSSVLRTDEEGMFPNYVIYHELIATTRPYMRNVCAVEMPWVRPVFAKLENLNVGKLSGGANQSHEEVQPENAVVQKDDDGNAAPAQPAEDRDSKILAARERYLARRGQANK